Proteins from one Antennarius striatus isolate MH-2024 chromosome 12, ASM4005453v1, whole genome shotgun sequence genomic window:
- the slc4a10b gene encoding sodium-driven chloride bicarbonate exchanger yields MEPTDQGAQIEPLLPPVRARSLDVERSDDEAVVDRRGTRSQQGTNFEKEDLEGHRTLYIGVHVPLGSIRHHSHRRHRHHGNKHKRRSIDQALTLVEGRESPVYDTPSQRVQFLLGAEDDDEEHIPHDLFTEMDEICVKNGQDSDWRESARWLKFEEDVEDGGERWSKPYVATLSLHSLFELRSCIINSIVLLDMRANTIEEISDMVLDQQELYSPLGDELRNKVYETLLKQHHHQNQKKLANRLPIVRSIADMGRRASEVHLDKTDQMTFPQSHLAGPEVKGDTSRENSSVDFSKIDLHFMKKIPPGAEACNVLVGELEFLNKPVVAFVRLSPAVLLSGLTEVPIATRFLFILLGPLGRGPQYHEIGRSIATLMTDEVFHDVAYKAKDRNDLIAGIDEFLDQVTVLPPGEWDPSIRIEPPKNVPSQEKRKKSNILSNGMIEGHEEEEIDGHGGPELQRTGRWFGGLLLDIKRKAPRYLSDYTDAFSLQCVASFLFLYCACMSPVITFGGLLGEATEGRISAIESLFGASLTGIAYSLFAGQPLTILGSTGPVLVFEKILFKFCKEYGLSYLSLRACIGLWTAFLCIILVATDASSLVCYITRFTEEAFASLICIIFIYEALEKLVHLGDHYPFNKNNNLDKLTMYSCSCVEPSDPTNLTLKYWEINNVTASEIYWEALETKACIEKRGEFVGSACGPHGPYVPDVLFWCVILFFSTVIMSAFLKEFKFSNYFPTKVRSIISDFAVFFTIVTMVLVDYALGIPSPKLKVPSVFKPTRDDRGWFVNPLGPNPWWTAVITVIPALLCTILIFMDQQITAVIINRKEHKLKKGCGYHLDLFMVGVMLGVCSMMGLPWFVAATVLSITHVNSLKLESECSAPGEQPKFLGIREQRFTGLMIFTLMGCSVFMTSVLKFIPMPVLYGVFLYMGASSLKGIQFFDRLTLFGMPAKHQPDFIYLRHVPLRKVHLFTIVQLTCLILLWVIKTSRAAIVFPMMVLALVFIRKLMDCVFTKRELSWLDDLMPESKKKKLEDAELQEEEQSTAAEEDREVHVPLEGIPIINITDEMSKGSFGNTWKANS; encoded by the exons GTCACAGGACTCTATATATCGGGGTTCACGTCCCTTTAGGTAGCATCAGACACCACAGCCATCGAAGGCAtcgtcaccatggaaacaaacacaagaggAGGAGTATTGATCAGGCCTTAACTTTGGTGGAGGGAAGAGAGTCTCCTGTTTATG ACACCCCCTCACAAAGAGTGCAGTTCCTGTTGGGcgctgaggatgatgatgaagaacataTTCCTCATGACCTTTTCACAGAGATGGATGAAATCTGTGTGAAAAATGGTCAGGATTCTGACTGGAGGGAAAGTGCCAG GTGGTTGAAGTTCGAGGAGGAtgttgaggatggaggagagcGATGGAGTAAACCCTACGTTGCCACTCTGTCTCTGCACAGTCTATTTGAGCTGCGGAGCTGCATCATCAACAGCATTGTGCTGCTCGACATGAGGGCCAATACAATTGAAGAGATTTCTG ACATGGTCTTGGACCAACAGGAGTTGTACTCACCTCTGGGAGATGAGCTCAGAAACAAGGTGTATGAAACACTGCTGAAGCAGCACCACCATCAGAATCAGAAGAAGCTTGCCAATCGGTTGCCAATCGTGCGATCCATTGCCGACATGGGTCGACGGGCATCGGAGGTTCATCTTGACAAAACTG ATCAAATGACGTTCCCCCAGTCTCACTTAGCAGGACCTGAGGTGAAAGGGGACACCAGCAGAGAGAACAGTTCTGTGGACTTTAGCAAG ATCGACCTTCATTTCATGAAGAAGATCCCTCCAGGGGCCGAGGCTTGTAATGTTTTAGTGGGAGAGCTGGAATTTCTGAACAAACCAGTGGTAGCGTTTGTCCGTCTTTCACCGGCGGTCCTTCTAAGTGGACTGACAGAAGTCCCCATCGCCACAAG gtttcttttcattcttttaggGCCCTTAGGTAGAGGACCCCAGTATCATGAGATTGGAAGATCTATTGCAACACTGATGACAGATGAG GTTTTCCATGATGTCGCCTACAAAGCAAAAGACCGCAATGATCTGATCGCTGGCATTGACGAGTTCTTGGATCAAGTGACAGTCCTACCTCCAGGAGAGTGGGATCCATCCATACGGATAGAGCCACCAAAAAATGTGCCATCTCAG gagaagagaaagaaaagcaataTTTTATCTAATGGAATGATAGAAGgtcatgaggaggaggagatcgaTGGCCATGGGGGTCCAGAATTGCAGCGTACCGGAAG GTGGTTCGGTGGTCTCTTGTTAGACATCAAGCGCAAGGCGCCCCGCTATTTGTCCGACTACACAGACGCTTTCAGTTTACAGTGTGTggcctccttcctcttcctctactgTGCCTGCATGTCCCCTGTCATCACCTTTGGAGGACTGCTGGGCGAGGCAACAGAAGGACGCATA AGTGCAATTGAGTCTCTGTTTGGAGCTTCGCTGACTGGAATAGCATATTCTCTGTTTGCTGGTCAGCCCCTCACCATTCTGGGCAGCACAGGGCCGGTGCTTGTATTTGAAAAGATATTGTTCAAATTCTGCAA GGAGTATGGTTTGTCTTACCTGTCGCTGAGAGCCTGTATTGGTCTGTGGACAGCCTTCCTCTGTATCATTCTGGTGGCTACCGATGCCAGCTCCCTCGTGTGTTACATCACACGTTTTACAGAGGAAGCCTTCGCCTCACTCAtctgcatcatcttcatctACGAAGCGTTAGAGAAACTGGTCCACCTTGGAGACCACTACCCcttcaacaagaacaacaacctGGACAAACTCACCATGTATTC ATGTTCATGTGTTGAACCTTCTGACCCAACCAATCTCACTCTGAAGTATTGGGAGATAAATAATGTCACAGCCTCAGAAATCTACTGGGAAGCACTGGAGACAAAG GCTTGTATTGAAAAGCGTGGTGAGTTTGTGGGCAGCGCCTGCGGCCCTCATGGACCCTATGTTCCCGATGTCCTCTTTTGGTgtgttattcttttcttttccaccgTCATCATGTCCGCCTTCCTCAAGGAGTTCAAGTTTAGTAACTACTTTCCCACCAAg GTGAGATCCATTATCAGTGACTTTGCTGTTTTCTTCACTATCGTCACCATGGTTTTAGTGGATTATGCACTTGGGATCCCATCTCCAAAATTAAAGGTTCCTAGTGTGTTTAAG CCAACTAGAGATGATCGAGGGTGGTTTGTCAACCCACTGGGGCCCAACCCCTGGTGGACAGCAGTCATTACGGTGATCCCAGCTCTGCTTTGTAccatcctcatcttcatggACCAGCAAATCACAGCTGTCATCATCAACAGGAAGGAGCACAAACTTAAG AAAGGCTGTGGGTACCACCTGGATCTCTTTATGGTGGGGGTAATGCTTGGTGTGTGCTCGATGATGGGTTTGCCGTGGTTTGTAGCAGCCACCGTTCTCTCCATCACCCACGTTAACAGCCTGAAGCTGGAGTCAGAGTGCTCTGCTCCTGGGGAGCAGCCAAAATTCCTGGGAATCAGAGAGCAGCGGTTTACCGGACTGATGATCTTCACGCTCATGGGATGCTCCGTCTTCATGACATCTGTTCTGAAG TTCATTCCTATGCCTGTGCTGTATGGCGTATTCCTATACATGGGAGCATCTTCGCTCAAAGGCATTCAg TTCTTTGATCGTCTGACTCTGTTTGGTATGCCGGCTAAGCACCAACCAGATTTCATCTATCTGAGACATGTACCCCTGAGGAAGGTGCACCTCTTCACCATCGTCCAGCTCACCTGTCTGATTCTGCTCTGGGTCATCAAGACTTCCAGGGCCGCCATTGTCTTTCCCATGATG GTGTTGGCTCTCGTGTTCATCAGGAAGCTCATGGATTGTGTCTTTACCAAGAGAGAGTTAAGCTGGCTGGATGACCTCATGCCAgagagcaagaagaagaagcttgAGGATGCAGAG cttcaggaggaggagcagagtaCTGCAGCAGAAGAAGATAGAGAGGTGCACGTGCCATTAGA GGGGATACccatcatcaacatcacagATGAAATGTCAAAAGGTTCTTTCGGGAATACTTGGAAAGCCAACAGCTAA
- the gcgb gene encoding glucagon b — translation MKGAHSLVGLLLLIIIQSSLQMPDQDPDRNSMSLNENSWLTEPIDSLNMKRHSEGTFSNDYSKYLETRRAQDFVQWLKNSKRNGSLFRRHADGTYTSDVSSYLQDQAVKEFVSWLKTARGRRE, via the exons ATGAAAGGCGCTCACTCATTGGTTGGACTCCTGCTCCTCATCATTATCCAAAGCAGCCTGCAGATGCCTGATCAGGACCCAGACCGAAACTCCAT GTCACTAAATGAAAACTCGTGGCTGACCGAACCCATTGATAGTCTAAACATGAAGAGACATTCAGAGGGAACATTTTCCAATGACTACAGTAAATACCTGGAGACAAGAAGAGCACAAGACTTTGTCCAGTGGCTGAAGAACTCAAAGAGAAATGG gaGTTTATTTAGACGCCATGCAGACGGCACCTACACCAGTGATGTGAGCTCCTACCTGCAGGACCAGGCAGTAAAAGAGTTTGTGTCCTGGTTGAAGACTGCCAGAGGCAGAAGAGAGTAG
- the fap gene encoding dipeptidyl peptidase 4 isoform X1 has translation MRCRKVLWGVFGAAVVITLITVASVYFSKSDGSKRKFNFEDYFNDSISWKSYNLYWISDNEYLHKTRDGNVFLHNVETKEESLYLSNSTFAQVDSTHYLLSGDYKYIAFESNYTKKWRHSFTASYSIYDRENSTFVMPVSLPSVVQYFAWAPTGNRYAYVSDFNVFFKSNVTSEVVQVTHNGKENEILNGIPDWVYEEEVFASNGAIWWSSTGRFLAYAEFNDTDVHKVEFSWYGNEQYPQTVKFPYPKAGSTLTKVKLFVVDPTDPLSRTQVVPPASVTSGDHILCSVTWVTDERVAVQWITRKQNYLVVQIYDLDGTNWKEKQKFEQISKTGWIGHYMPLPLFFAEDKLNFYKVMSDTLGYKHIHYVKDGKATPVTSGKWEVIYISKLTKDAIYFVSNEYQGVPIKRNMYKLMIGSVSSTPQCLTCNLNEDRCQYSSAYFSFDASYYRMDCYGPGLPLYTLMDNRGAGAELAVLQDNSDLENVLSEFQMPSMQYGTLKVAGFDLWYQMMLPPNFKKSKTYPLLIDVYGGPCSQRVSYRYKLNWGTYLSSSHGIIIASFDGRGSGYQGDEILHSIYKRLGTFEVEDQITAVRKFIDMGFIDKDRIAIWGWSYGGYVTSMALGSGSGLFKCGIAVAPVAKWEYYDAVYTERYMGTPTENSDSYMNSSVTARAMNFKPVDYLLVHGTADDNVHFQQAAQISKALVEKQVDFETMWYTDKDHSLGGSATRHTYTLMSHFLQKCLVDPK, from the exons ATG CGCTGCAGAAAGGTGCTGTGGGGGGTGTTTGGGGCGGCTGTCGTCATCACGTTAATAACAGTCGCATCGGTTTATTTCAGCA AATCCGATGGCTCTAAAAGGAAATTCAACTTTGAGGATTACTTCAATGACAGCATTTCTTGGAAATCCTACAACTTGTATTGGATATCAG ATAACGAGTATCTGCACAAAACAAGAGATGGGAATGTGTTCCTGCACAATGTTGAAACGAAAGAGGAGTCACTTTACTTGAGCAATTCAACCTTt GCTCAAGTGGATTCCACACATTACCTGCTGTCAGGTGATTATAAATATATTGCTTTCGAAAGTAATTATACAAAG AAATGGAGACATTCCTTCACAGCTTCTTACTCTATTTATGACAGAGAGAATTC AACATTTGTGATGCCTGTGAGTCTTCCGTCTGTTGTGCAGTACTTTGCCTGGGCCCCAACAGGAAACAGATAT GCTTATGTGTCGGACTTCAATGTTTTCTTCAAATCCAATGTCACTTCTGAAGTTGTACAAGTTACCCACAATGGGAAAGAGAATGAGATCCTTAATGGCATCCCTGACTGGGTATATGAGG AGGAAGTATTTGCATCAAATGGAGCAATATGGTGGTCATCAACTGGAAGATTCTTGGCCTATGCAGAGTTTAATGATACAGATGTTCACAAAGTGGAATTCTCTTGGTATGGAAATGAGCAATATCCTCAGACAGTGAAATTTCCATACCCAAAG GCTGGATCAACCCTCACCAAGGTGAAACTCTTTGTGGTCGATCCCACGGATCCATTGAGCCGCACACAGGTGGTTCCACCTGCATCGGTTACTTCTGG tgatCATATCTTGTGTTCAGTGACCTGGGTTACAGATGAACGTGTCGCTGTGCAGTGGATCACACGGAAACAGAATTACCTGGTCGTACAAATCTATGACCTCGATGGAACcaactggaaagaaaaacag AAATTTGAGCAAATAAGCAAGACAGGCTGGATCGGGCAT TACATGCCCTTACCTCTTTTCTTTGCTGAGGATAAACTCAATTTCTACAAAGTGATGAGTGACACCCTGGGATACAAACATATCCATTATGTGAAAGAT GGCAaagcaacacctgtgacctctgggaAGTGGGAGGTGATCTACATATCCAAATTAACAAAAGATGCTAT ATATTTTGTGAGCAATGAGTACCAGGGGGTTCCCATAAAGAGAAACATGTACAA GCTTATGATTGGAAGCGTCTCCTCCACCCCTCAGTGTCTCACCTGCAATCTGAATGAGGACAGGTGTCAGTACAGCTCTGCTTACTTCAGCTTTGACGCCTCCTACTACCGAATGGATTGCTACG GACCTGGTCTTCCCCTCTACACACTCATGGACAACCGGGGCGCAGGTGCAG AGCTTGCCGTCCTTCAAGACAACAGTGATCTGGAAAATGTCCTGTCAGAATTCCAAATGCCATCAATGCAGTACGGCACACTAAAGGTTGCTGGATTTG ATCTTTGGTATCAAATGATGTTACCTCCAAATTTTAAGAAATCTAAAACATATCCCCTCCTGATTGATGT ATACGGTGGCCCCTGCAGTCAGCGGGTGTCCTACCGTTACAAACTGAACTGGGGCACGTACCTCTCCAGTTCACATGGGATTATCATAGCCAGCTTTGATGGAAGGGGAAGCGGTTACCAAGGTGATGAAATATTGCACTCAATCTACAAACGCCTCGGAACATTTGAAGTCGAAGATCAGATAACAGCTGTAAG GAAATTCATTGATATGGGTTTCATCGACAAAGACAGAATAGCAATATGGGGTTGG TCGTATGGTGGTTATGTCACCTCAATGGCCTTGGGTTCTGGATCAGGACTCTTCAAGTGTGGAATAGCAGTTGCCCCAGTAGCCAAATGGGAATATTATG ATGCTGTGTACACTGAACGCTACATGGGCACACCCACAGAAAATTCAGACTCTTATATG AATTCCTCGGTGACAGCCAGGGCGATGAACTTCAAGCCAGTAGATTATCTTTTGGTTCATGGGACAGCAGATG ATAATGTCCATTTCCAACAGGCAGCACAGATCTCCAAAGCTCTGGTGGAGAAACAAGTTGACTTTGAAACAATG TGGTACACTGACAAGGACCACTCCCTGGGTGGGTCAGCCACCCGTCATACATACACCCTCATGAGTCACTTTCTGCAGAAATGTCTCGTGGATCCCAAATAG
- the fap gene encoding dipeptidyl peptidase 4 isoform X2 produces the protein MPVSLPSVVQYFAWAPTGNRYAYVSDFNVFFKSNVTSEVVQVTHNGKENEILNGIPDWVYEEEVFASNGAIWWSSTGRFLAYAEFNDTDVHKVEFSWYGNEQYPQTVKFPYPKAGSTLTKVKLFVVDPTDPLSRTQVVPPASVTSGDHILCSVTWVTDERVAVQWITRKQNYLVVQIYDLDGTNWKEKQKFEQISKTGWIGHYMPLPLFFAEDKLNFYKVMSDTLGYKHIHYVKDGKATPVTSGKWEVIYISKLTKDAIYFVSNEYQGVPIKRNMYKLMIGSVSSTPQCLTCNLNEDRCQYSSAYFSFDASYYRMDCYGPGLPLYTLMDNRGAGAELAVLQDNSDLENVLSEFQMPSMQYGTLKVAGFDLWYQMMLPPNFKKSKTYPLLIDVYGGPCSQRVSYRYKLNWGTYLSSSHGIIIASFDGRGSGYQGDEILHSIYKRLGTFEVEDQITAVRKFIDMGFIDKDRIAIWGWSYGGYVTSMALGSGSGLFKCGIAVAPVAKWEYYDAVYTERYMGTPTENSDSYMNSSVTARAMNFKPVDYLLVHGTADDNVHFQQAAQISKALVEKQVDFETMWYTDKDHSLGGSATRHTYTLMSHFLQKCLVDPK, from the exons ATGCCTGTGAGTCTTCCGTCTGTTGTGCAGTACTTTGCCTGGGCCCCAACAGGAAACAGATAT GCTTATGTGTCGGACTTCAATGTTTTCTTCAAATCCAATGTCACTTCTGAAGTTGTACAAGTTACCCACAATGGGAAAGAGAATGAGATCCTTAATGGCATCCCTGACTGGGTATATGAGG AGGAAGTATTTGCATCAAATGGAGCAATATGGTGGTCATCAACTGGAAGATTCTTGGCCTATGCAGAGTTTAATGATACAGATGTTCACAAAGTGGAATTCTCTTGGTATGGAAATGAGCAATATCCTCAGACAGTGAAATTTCCATACCCAAAG GCTGGATCAACCCTCACCAAGGTGAAACTCTTTGTGGTCGATCCCACGGATCCATTGAGCCGCACACAGGTGGTTCCACCTGCATCGGTTACTTCTGG tgatCATATCTTGTGTTCAGTGACCTGGGTTACAGATGAACGTGTCGCTGTGCAGTGGATCACACGGAAACAGAATTACCTGGTCGTACAAATCTATGACCTCGATGGAACcaactggaaagaaaaacag AAATTTGAGCAAATAAGCAAGACAGGCTGGATCGGGCAT TACATGCCCTTACCTCTTTTCTTTGCTGAGGATAAACTCAATTTCTACAAAGTGATGAGTGACACCCTGGGATACAAACATATCCATTATGTGAAAGAT GGCAaagcaacacctgtgacctctgggaAGTGGGAGGTGATCTACATATCCAAATTAACAAAAGATGCTAT ATATTTTGTGAGCAATGAGTACCAGGGGGTTCCCATAAAGAGAAACATGTACAA GCTTATGATTGGAAGCGTCTCCTCCACCCCTCAGTGTCTCACCTGCAATCTGAATGAGGACAGGTGTCAGTACAGCTCTGCTTACTTCAGCTTTGACGCCTCCTACTACCGAATGGATTGCTACG GACCTGGTCTTCCCCTCTACACACTCATGGACAACCGGGGCGCAGGTGCAG AGCTTGCCGTCCTTCAAGACAACAGTGATCTGGAAAATGTCCTGTCAGAATTCCAAATGCCATCAATGCAGTACGGCACACTAAAGGTTGCTGGATTTG ATCTTTGGTATCAAATGATGTTACCTCCAAATTTTAAGAAATCTAAAACATATCCCCTCCTGATTGATGT ATACGGTGGCCCCTGCAGTCAGCGGGTGTCCTACCGTTACAAACTGAACTGGGGCACGTACCTCTCCAGTTCACATGGGATTATCATAGCCAGCTTTGATGGAAGGGGAAGCGGTTACCAAGGTGATGAAATATTGCACTCAATCTACAAACGCCTCGGAACATTTGAAGTCGAAGATCAGATAACAGCTGTAAG GAAATTCATTGATATGGGTTTCATCGACAAAGACAGAATAGCAATATGGGGTTGG TCGTATGGTGGTTATGTCACCTCAATGGCCTTGGGTTCTGGATCAGGACTCTTCAAGTGTGGAATAGCAGTTGCCCCAGTAGCCAAATGGGAATATTATG ATGCTGTGTACACTGAACGCTACATGGGCACACCCACAGAAAATTCAGACTCTTATATG AATTCCTCGGTGACAGCCAGGGCGATGAACTTCAAGCCAGTAGATTATCTTTTGGTTCATGGGACAGCAGATG ATAATGTCCATTTCCAACAGGCAGCACAGATCTCCAAAGCTCTGGTGGAGAAACAAGTTGACTTTGAAACAATG TGGTACACTGACAAGGACCACTCCCTGGGTGGGTCAGCCACCCGTCATACATACACCCTCATGAGTCACTTTCTGCAGAAATGTCTCGTGGATCCCAAATAG